Proteins found in one Sardina pilchardus chromosome 3, fSarPil1.1, whole genome shotgun sequence genomic segment:
- the myh9b gene encoding myosin-9 isoform X2, whose translation MSDADKFLYVDRNIVNNPLAQADWASKKLVWVPSERLGFEAGSLKEEHGDEATVELADSGKKVRINKDDIQKMNPPKFSKVEDMAELTCLNEASVLHNLKERYYSGLIYTYSGLFCVVINPYKNLPIYSEEIIEMYKGKKRHEMPPHIYAITDTAYRSMMQDREDQSILCTGESGAGKTENTKKVIQYLAHVASSHKTKKDQGELEKQLLQANPILEAFGNAKTVKNDNSSRFGKFIRINFDVNGYIVGANIETYLLEKSRAIRQAKDERTFHIFYYMLTGAGDKLRSELCLEGYNNYRFLSNGNVTIPGQHDKDIFNDTMEAMRIMGIPEDEQIGLLRVISSVLQLGNMSFKKERHTDQASMPDNTAAQKVSHLMGMNVTDFTRAILSPRIKVGRDYVQKAQTQEQAEFAVEALAKATYERMFRWLVMRINKALDKTKRQGASFIGILDIAGFEIFDLNSFEQLCINYTNEKLQQLFNHTMFILEQEEYQREGIEWSFIDFGLDLQPCIDLIEKPASPPGILALLDEECWFPKATDKSFVEKVLQEQGTHPKFFKPKKLKDEADFSIIHYAGKVDYKAVEWLMKNMDPLNDNVASLLNQSTDKFVSELWKDVDHIVGLDKVAGMSELPGAFKTRKGMFRTVGQLYKEQLSKLMATLRNTNPNFVRCIIPNHEKKAGKLDPHLVLDQLRCNGVLEGIRICRQGFPNRIVFQEFRQRYEILTPNSIPKGFMDGKQACLLMIKALELDPNLYRIGQSKVFFRAGVLAHLEEERDMKITDVIISFQAWCRGFVARKAFAKRQQQLTAMRVIQRNCAAYLKLRNWQWWRLFTKVKPLLQVSRQEEEIQAKDDELKKVKEKQQFAEVQLQEMEGKQQQLNAEKMALQEQLQAEMDLCAEADEMRNRLVAKKQELEEILHDLEARVEEEEERATQLVTEKKKMQQNISDLENQLDEEEAARQKLQLEKVTMEAKLKKVEEDVMVLDDQNNKLSKEKKLMEERISEFTTNLAEEEEKSKSLQKLKNKHEAMITDLEDRLRREEKGRQELEKNRRKQEGDSAELSDQIAELQAQIAELRAQLAKKEEELQQALARIEEEAAQKNMAQKKIRELEAQLSELQEDLDLERAARTKAEKQRRDLGEELEALKTELEDTLDSTAAQQELRTKREAEVTSLKKTLDDEAKVHEVQVAEMRQKHGQAFDELNEQLEQAKRNKVSMEKAKQALESERNELQIEMQTLMQGKGDSEHRRKKAEAQVQELQVKHTESEKQRIELAERVAKMQVELDNVNGLLSDVEGKSIKATKDCSAVESQLQDVQELLQEETRQKLSFTSRLRQLEDEQNNLKEQLEEEEEAKRNVEKQLLSAHGQLAELKKKMEQEAGCLENAEEGKKRLQRDLEGVNQRLEERCTAFDKLDKTKTRLQQELDDLLVDQDHLRQIVSNLEKKQKKFDQMLAEEKSISARFAEERDRAEAEAREKETRALSLTRELETISDMKDELDRANKMLRAEMEDLVSSKDDVGKNVHELEKSKRTMDQQLEEMRTQLEELEDELQATEDAKLRLEVNMQAMKAQYERDLQGRDEMGEEKKKQLVKQVREMEMELEDERKQRSVAVAARKKMELDLKELEAAIDMANKNRDEALKQLKKLQAQMKDLLRELEDTRMSRDEILAQAKDNEKKLKSMEADMIQMSEELAAAERMKRQAQQERDELQDEINSQASKNALIAEEKRKLESRIAQLEEELEEEQCNTELVNDRLKKALLQNDQINVELTAERSTAQRLEGARSQLERQNKELKLKLQEMESTVKSKYKASITALEAKIAQLEEQLDIETRERQQASKLVRRTEKKLKEVVLQVDDERRSAEQYKDQSEKLNSRMKQLKRQLEEAEEEAQRANANRRKLQRELEDASESADAMNREVNTLKSKLRRGDLPFTMRRIVSRAGVESDDESETKSETSEPKPE comes from the exons ATGTCGGACGCAGACAAGTTCCTGTATGTGGACCGCAACATAGTGAACAACCCGCTGGCGCAGGCCGACTGGGCCTCCAAGAAGCTGGTGTGGGTGCCGTCGGAGCGCCTGGGCTTCGAGGCGGGCTCGCTCAAGGAGGAGCATGGCGACGAGGCCACGGTGGAGCTGGCCGACTCGGGCAAGAAGGTGCGCATCAACAAGGACGACATCCAGAAGATGAACCCGCCCAAGTTCAGCAAGGTGGAGGACATGGCCGAGCTCACCTGTCTCAACGAGGCCTCCGTGCTGCACAACCTGAAGGAGCGGTACTACTCCGGCCTCATCTAC ACATATTCTGGGCTGTTCTGTGTGGTGATCAACCCTTACAAGAACCTGCCCATCTATTCTGAAGAGATCATTGAGATGTACAAGGGCAAGAAGCGTCACGAGATGCCCCCGCACATCTACGCCATCACCGACACAGCCTACAGGAGTATGATGCAGG ACCGTGAAGACCAGTCTATTCTGTGCAC AGGCGAGTCTGGAGCCGGCAAGACTGAGAACACCAAGAAGGTCATTCAGTATCTGGCTCACGTGGCCTCCTCCCACAAGACCAAGAAAGATCAG GGGGAGCTGGAGAAACAGCTGTTGCAGGCCAATCCCATCCTGGAGGCCTTCGGTAATGCCAAGACCGTCAAGAACGACAACTCTTCCCGATTT GGCAAATTCATCAGAATCAACTTTGACGTCAATGGATATATCGTGGGAGCCAACATTGAGACCT ATTTGCTGGAGAAGTCCCGTGCCATCAGGCAGGCCAAGGACGAGAGGACTTTCCACATCTTCTACTACATGCTCACAGGAGCTGGAGACAAGCTGCgct CTGAACTGTGCCTCGAGGGCTACAACAACTACCGGTTCCTGTCCAACGGCAACGTGACCATCCCCGGCCAGCATGACAAAGACATCTTCAACGACACCATGGAGGCCATGAGGATCATGGGAATCCCTGAGGACGAGCAGATCG GTCTGCTGCGGGTCATCTCGTCCGTGCTGCAGCTGGGCAACATGAGCTTCAAGAAGGAGCGCCACACGGACCAGGCCTCCATGCCGGACAACACGGCGGCGCAGAAGGTCAGCCACCTCATGGGCATGAACGTGACCGACTTCACCCGCGCCATCCTGTCGCCCCGCATCAAGGTGGGCCGCGACTACGTGCAGAAGGCCCAGACGCAGGAGCAGGCCGAGTTCGCCGTGGAGGCCCTGGCCAAGGCCACCTACGAGAGGATGTTCCGCTGGCTGGTCATGCGCATCAACAAGGCCCTGGACAAGACCAAGCGCCAGGGGGCCTCCTTCATCGGCATCCTGGACATCGCTGGCTTTGAGATCTTTGAC CTGAATTCCTTTGAGCAGCTCTGCATCAACTACACCAACGagaagctgcagcagctcttcAACCACACCATGTTCAtcctggagcaggaggagtacCAGAGGGAGGGCATCGAGTGGAGCTTCATCGACTTTGGCCTGGACCTGCAGCCCTGCATCGACCTCATTGAGAAGCCA gccagtCCCCCTGGTATCTTGGCCTTGCTGGATGAGGAGTGCTGGTTCCCCAAGGCCACGGACAAAAGCTTTGTGGAGAAGGTGCTGCAGGAACAGGGCACGCACCCCAAGTTCTTCAAGCCCAAGAAACTCAAGGACGAGGCCGACTTCAGCATCATCCATTATGCCGGAAAG GTCGACTACAAAGCGGTGGAGTGGCTGATGAAGAACATGGACCCCCTGAACGACAACGTTGCCTCTCTGCTCAACCAATCGACAGACAAGTTTGTGTCAGAGCTCTGGAAGGATG TGGATCACATTGTGGGACTGGACAAGGTGGCGGGGATGTCCGAGCTGCCAGGTGCCTTCAAGACGCGCAAGGGCATGTTCCGCACGGTGGGCCAGCTCTACAAGGAGCAGCTGTCCAAGCTCATGGCCACGCTCCGCAACACAAACCCCAACTTTGTGCGCTGCATCATCCCCAACCACGAGAAGAAG GCGGGTAAGCTGGACCCGCACCTGGTTCTGGACCAGCTGAGGTGCAATGGTGTGCTGGAGGGAATCCGTATCTGCAGACAGGGCTTCCCCAACCGCATCGTCTTCCAGGAGTTCAGGCAGAG ATACGAGATCCTCACTCCCAACTCCATCCCCAAGGGCTTCATGGATGGCAAACAGGCCTGTCTGCTTATG ATCAAAGCCCTGGAGCTGGACCCCAATCTGTACCGTATCGGTCAGAGCAAAGTGTTCTTCCGTGCCGGAGTGCTGGCCcatctggaggaggagagggacatGAAGATCACCGACGTCATCATCAGCTTCCAGGCCTGGTGCCGTGGTTTCGTGGCCCGCAA GGCGTTTGCTAAGAGACAGCAACAGCTCACTGCTATGAGGGTGATTCAGAGGAACTGCGCGGCTTACCTCAAGCTGAGAAACTGGCAGTGGTGGAGACTCTTCACCAAG GTGAAgcccctgctgcaggtgagcaggcaggaggaggagatccAGGCCAAGGACGACGAGCTGAAGAAGGTCAAGGAGAAGCAGCAGTTTGCCGAGGTGCAGCTCCAGGAGATGGAGGGCAAGCAGCAGCAG CTCAATGCCGAGAAGATGGCCCTGCAGGAGCAACTGCAGGCCGAGATGGACCTGTGTGCCGAGGCCGACGAGATGCGCAACCGGCTGGTGGCCAagaagcaggagctggaggagatctTGCACGACCTGGAGGcgcgggtggaggaggaggaggagcgcgcCACTCAGCTGGTGACCGAGAAGAAGAAGATGCAGCAGAACATCTCG GACCTGGAGAACCAgctggatgaggaggaggctgCCAGGCAGAAGCTGCAGCTGGAGAAGGTGACCATGGAGGCCAAGCTGAAGAAGGTGGAGGAAGACGTCATGGTCCTCGACGACCAGAACAACAAACTTTCGAAG GAGAAGAAGCTTATGGAAGAGAGGATCTCTGAGTTCACCACCAACcttgctgaggaggaggagaagtccAAGAGTCTGCAGAAACTGAAGAACAAGCACGAGGCCATGATCACTGATCTGGAGG ACCGCCTGCGCCGGGAGGAGAAGGGGCGTCAGGAGCTGGAGAAGAACCGGCGCAAGCAGGAGGGCGACTCCGCCGAGCTGTCCGACCAGATCGCAGAGCTGCAGGCCCAGATCGCTGAGCTCCGTGCCCAGCTGGCCAAGAAGGAAGAAGAGCTGCAGCAGGCTCTCGCCAG gattgaGGAGGAGGCTGCTCAGAAGAACATGGCCCAGAAGAAGATCCGTGAGCTGGAGGCCCAGCTGTCGGAGCTGCAGGAGGACCTGGACCTGGAGAGGGCTGCCCGCACCAAAGCTGAGAAGCAGCGTCGCGACCTGGGCGAGGAGCTGGAAGCCCTCAAGACCGAACTGGAGGACACACTGGACTCCACCGCAGCCCAGCAGGagctcag GACTAAGCGTGAGGCTGAGGTGACCAGCCTGAAGAAGACCCTGGATGACGAGGCCAAGGTGCACGAGGTCCAGGTGGCCGAGATGAGGCAGAAACACGGCCAGGCCTTCGATGAGCTCAATGAGCAGCTGGAGCAGGCCAAgagg AACAAGGTCTCTATGGAGAAGGCCAAGCAGGCCCTGGAGAGTGAGCGCAACGAGCTGCAGATCGAGATGCAGACGCTGATGCAGGGCAAGGGCGACTCGGAGCACCGGCGCAAGAAGGCCGAGGCTCAGGTGCAGGAGCTGCAGGTGAAGCACACCGAGAGCGAGAAGCAAAGGATCGAGCTGGCCGAGAGGGTGGCCAAAATGCAG GTGGAGCTGGACAATGTGAATGGACTCCTGAGCGATGTTGAGGGCAAATCCATCAAGGCAACCAAGGACTGCTCCGCTGTAGAGTCTCAACTGCAGGATGTTCAG GAACTGCTCCAGGAGGAGACGCGGCAGAAGTTGTCCTTCACCAGCCGCTTGCGTCAGCTGGAGGATGAGCAGAACAACCTGAAGGAGcagctggaggaagaggaggaggccaaGAGGAACGTGGAGAAGCAGCTGCTCAGTGCACACGGCCAG CTGGCAGAActgaagaagaagatggagcAGGAGGCCGGTTGCCTTGAGAACGCCGAGGAGGGCAAGAAGCGTCTGCAGCGCGACCTGGAAGGGGTCAACCAGCGCCTGGAGGAGAGGTGCACCGCCTTCGACAAACTGGACAAGACCAAGACCCGGCTGCAGCAAGAGCTGGACGATCTGCTGGTCGACCAGGACCACCTCCGCCAGATCGTCTCCAACCtggagaagaagcagaagaagttCGACCAG atgcTGGCTGAGGAGAAGTCCATCTCTGCACGCTTCGCTGAGGAGCGTGACCGCGCCGAGGCCGAGGCCCGGGAGAAGGAGACGCGTGCTCTGTCTCTGACCCGCGAGCTGGAGACCATCAGCGACATGAAGGACGAGCTGGACCGCGCCAACAAAATGCTCCGCGCCGAGATGGAGGACCTGGTCTCCTCTAAGGATGACGTCGGCAAGAAT GTCCATGAGCTGGAGAAGTCCAAGCGCACCATGGaccagcagctggaggagatgCGCACtcagctggaggagctggaggacgagCTGCAGGCCACCGAGGACGCCAAGCTCAGGCTGGAGGTCAACATGCAGGCCATGAAGGCTCAGTACGAGAGAGACCTGCAGGGCCGCGACGAGATGggcgaggagaagaagaagcagctgGTCAAACAG GTGCgtgagatggagatggagctgGAGGACGAGAGGAAGCAGCGCTCTGTTGCCGTGGCAGCACGCAAGAAGATGGAGCTGGACTTGAAGGAACTGGAGGCCGCCATTGACATGGCCAACAAGAACCGTGACGAGGCCCTCAAACAGCTCAAGAAACTCCAG gccCAGATGAAGGACCTTCTGCGTGAGCTGGAGGACACTCGCATGTCCAGAGACGAGATCCTGGCCCAGGCTAAGGACAACGAGAAGAAGCTCAAGAGCATGGAGGCCGACATGATCCAGATGAGTGAG GAACTGGCAGCTGCAGAGCGCATGAAGAGACAGGCCCAGCAGGAGAGGGACGAGCTGCAGGACGAGATCAACAGCCAGGCCAGCAAGAA cgcCCTGattgcagaggagaagaggaaactgGAGTCTCGCATTGCCCAGTTggaggaggagttggaggaggagcagTGCAACACCGAGCTGGTCAACGACCGCCTCAAGAAGGCCCTGCTGCAG AACGACCAGATCAACGTGGAGCTGACGGCCGAGCGCAGTACCGCCCAGCGCCTGGAGGGGGCGCGCTCCCAGCTTGAGAGGCAGAACAAGGAGCTGAAGCTGAAGCTGCAGGAGATGGAGAGCACCGTCAAGAGCAAGTACAAGGCCAGCATCACCGCCCTGGAGGCCAAGATCGcccagctggaggagcagctcGACATCGAGACCCG agagagacagcaggccTCCAAGCTGGTGCGGCGCACGGAGAAGaagctgaaggaggtggtccTGCAGGTGGATGACGAGCGACGTAGCGCTGAGCAGTACAAGGACCAG TCGGAGAAGCTGAACTCGCGCATGAAGCAGCTGAAGCGTCagctggaggaggctgaggaggaggcGCAGAGAGCCAACGCCAACCGCAGGAAGCTCCAGAGGGAGCTGGAGGATGCCTCCGAGTCTGCCGATGCCATGAACCGCGAAGTCAACACCCTGAAGAGCaagctcag GCGAGGGGACCTGCCCTTCACCATGAGGCGCATCGTGAGCCGTGCCGGCGTGGAGAGCGACGATGAGAGCGAGACCAAGAGCGAGACCTCGGAGCCCAAGCCTGAGTGA